A genome region from Bdellovibrionota bacterium includes the following:
- the yfbR gene encoding 5'-deoxynucleotidase produces MQRTNIMSIPEPKYHFFSYLARMKLIDRWSLMRCTQRENVQEHSLQVAIIAHALTLIKNKHFNGTLSPEKVALTAMFHDSTEVLTGDLPTPVKYYSSEIRNAYKEIESNAAEQLLKLLPEEFKDDYKKLLIVSENDPIHELVKAADNIAAYIKCLEEEAAGNNEFSRAKKTIESKLNNLRSRPEVDYFMENFIPSFSLTLDEMSKPFEI; encoded by the coding sequence ATGCAAAGGACAAATATTATGAGCATTCCAGAGCCAAAATATCATTTTTTTTCATATCTCGCGCGCATGAAATTGATTGATCGCTGGAGCCTTATGCGTTGTACACAACGGGAAAATGTTCAGGAGCATAGTCTTCAGGTAGCTATCATTGCCCATGCTCTCACGTTGATTAAGAATAAACATTTCAACGGAACACTTTCTCCTGAGAAAGTTGCACTCACCGCTATGTTTCATGATTCCACGGAAGTTTTAACAGGAGATCTACCAACTCCCGTAAAATATTACTCAAGTGAAATTAGAAATGCCTATAAAGAAATCGAAAGCAACGCCGCTGAGCAACTCCTAAAGCTTTTACCTGAAGAGTTTAAAGACGATTACAAAAAACTCTTAATTGTTTCTGAAAATGATCCTATTCATGAGCTAGTCAAAGCCGCAGACAATATCGCTGCCTACATCAAATGTTTAGAAGAAGAGGCTGCTGGAAATAATGAGTTCAGTCGCGCAAAGAAAACCATTGAATCCAAACTCAATAACCTCAGATCAAGACCTGAAGTTGATTATTTTATGGAAAACTTTATTCCTAGTTTCTCTCTCACATTAGACGAGATGAGCAAACCCTTCGAGATTTAA